One stretch of Chitinophaga pendula DNA includes these proteins:
- a CDS encoding Kelch repeat-containing protein, with product MRNFKGLSLAILLLSAACSKDKNSADKIGNWVKRSDLKGVARGEAVSFVIDGLAYMGSGYDGKKRLQDCWSYNPDTDDWKQVADIPGAARSNAVGMAIGSKGYVGTGYDGVNYLKDFYEFDPVAQTWTKIADFGGSARYDAVAFSAKNKGYVATGYDGNYLKDNWQYDPAIKQWKEMKGVQGTKRKDASVFVINDIAYLVAGSNNGSANVNEFYSYNGDTDTWTRLREISNVSSDSYDDNYNNIMSANASAFTIDGKGYLVNAAATWEYNPQNDLWTEKTALEGSARISAIGFTVKNRGFFGTGLSGSLPFDDLREFQPNATRNDKDN from the coding sequence ATGCGAAATTTTAAAGGGTTAAGTCTGGCGATACTCCTGTTGAGTGCTGCGTGTTCTAAAGACAAGAATTCAGCTGATAAGATCGGCAACTGGGTAAAACGCTCTGATCTGAAGGGAGTAGCGCGTGGCGAGGCAGTTAGTTTTGTGATCGACGGTCTTGCTTATATGGGTTCCGGGTACGATGGTAAAAAGCGATTACAGGACTGCTGGTCTTATAATCCGGATACGGACGACTGGAAGCAGGTAGCAGATATCCCGGGGGCAGCACGTAGCAATGCAGTGGGAATGGCTATCGGCAGCAAAGGATATGTAGGTACCGGATATGATGGCGTGAACTATCTGAAAGATTTCTACGAGTTCGATCCCGTAGCACAGACATGGACAAAGATAGCAGATTTCGGTGGTTCTGCCCGTTATGATGCCGTGGCATTCTCTGCTAAAAATAAAGGGTATGTAGCCACCGGTTATGATGGTAACTACCTGAAAGATAACTGGCAGTATGATCCGGCTATCAAGCAATGGAAAGAAATGAAAGGGGTACAGGGTACCAAACGTAAGGATGCTTCCGTATTTGTGATCAATGATATTGCTTACCTGGTAGCGGGTTCCAACAATGGATCTGCTAATGTGAACGAGTTCTATTCCTATAATGGAGATACAGATACCTGGACCCGTCTCCGCGAGATCTCTAACGTAAGCTCAGATAGTTACGATGATAACTATAATAATATTATGAGTGCCAATGCCAGTGCATTTACGATAGATGGTAAAGGTTACCTGGTGAATGCTGCTGCTACCTGGGAGTACAATCCGCAAAATGATCTGTGGACGGAAAAGACGGCATTGGAAGGAAGTGCGCGTATCAGTGCAATAGGTTTTACAGTAAAGAACAGGGGCTTCTTTGGTACAGGTCTCAGCGGCTCATTGCCATTCGACGATCTGCGGGAATTCCAGCCTAACGCGACAAGGAATGATAAAGATAACTAA
- a CDS encoding DUF4270 family protein has product MYKTILHGRSMRCLWWYTVMIFLLIGATSCEKTSLPYDNQTNVPPSNYLTTDTLTINTQTVLLDSIVTSNTGVLLAGTHQDPAFGKSTADGYFQLTLPADKKLDDRAVYDSLVVLLVPDGGIYGDSTNQQELNIYEVTEPIKLPDNSVVFYNTSQFKTSATPLGSFKGLVYPARGDTVRIKLAAKGAALFDLLKRQTDEVSTQDQFLNYLKGLSLKGGAGNKAVVGFRLGDGLLITRLYYHLDNVLPEPKTMDFPLYKSDLSFNHVSTDRSGTTLSALSANNRSLSSTLTGNQTFVQLLSQVTTRIDFPHLRDFKGFNKFFKLLSATLTIEPVAGSYDIYSLPPRMSLTEVTADNKVTDSLFVPQGGGIQYGNLVIDNLLHINTRYTYDLTNYCLHEMASDNYNSRGIMLAPPPGTYRTRFDRLIIGDSKRDKNVIKLQLYYMTYN; this is encoded by the coding sequence ATGTACAAGACGATATTACACGGACGCTCGATGCGTTGCTTGTGGTGGTATACGGTAATGATATTTCTCCTGATTGGTGCAACATCCTGCGAGAAGACCAGCCTGCCGTATGATAACCAGACGAACGTCCCGCCTTCCAACTACCTTACTACCGATACGCTGACCATCAATACCCAGACCGTATTGCTGGATTCCATCGTAACTTCCAACACCGGCGTGCTGCTTGCCGGTACACACCAGGATCCGGCGTTCGGCAAATCTACCGCAGATGGCTACTTCCAGCTGACATTACCGGCCGATAAAAAACTGGATGACAGGGCCGTGTATGACTCCCTCGTAGTACTGCTCGTGCCGGATGGCGGTATCTACGGCGACTCCACCAATCAACAGGAACTTAACATATATGAAGTAACAGAACCTATCAAACTACCTGATAACTCCGTGGTATTTTATAATACCAGCCAGTTTAAAACCAGCGCCACACCACTGGGTTCTTTCAAAGGTCTCGTATACCCTGCGAGGGGAGATACCGTACGTATCAAACTGGCAGCAAAAGGAGCGGCCCTGTTCGACCTGCTCAAACGGCAGACCGATGAAGTGTCTACACAAGATCAGTTCCTCAACTACCTGAAGGGATTGTCGCTGAAAGGCGGCGCCGGCAACAAAGCGGTAGTGGGATTCCGGCTGGGCGATGGCCTGCTGATCACCAGGCTGTACTACCACCTGGATAATGTACTGCCGGAACCCAAGACCATGGACTTCCCGCTGTACAAGTCAGACCTCTCTTTCAATCACGTCAGCACTGACCGCAGCGGTACTACGCTCAGCGCATTATCTGCCAACAACCGGTCGCTCTCCTCTACCCTGACCGGCAATCAGACCTTCGTACAACTACTGTCGCAGGTGACCACACGTATAGACTTCCCTCACCTCCGGGACTTCAAAGGCTTTAACAAATTCTTCAAGCTGCTCTCTGCTACCCTGACAATAGAACCGGTAGCCGGCAGCTATGATATTTATTCCCTGCCGCCGCGCATGTCATTAACAGAAGTAACGGCCGACAATAAAGTGACCGACTCCCTCTTCGTACCGCAAGGCGGTGGTATCCAATATGGCAACCTGGTCATCGACAACCTGTTGCATATCAACACCCGGTACACCTATGACCTGACCAACTATTGCCTGCATGAAATGGCCAGTGACAACTACAACAGCAGGGGTATTATGCTGGCGCCGCCGCCAGGTACCTATCGTACCCGTTTCGATCGCCTGATCATCGGCGACAGCAAACGTGACAAGAACGTCATCAAATTGCAGTTGTACTACATGACCTATAACTAA
- a CDS encoding GH1 family beta-glucosidase: MQSFTAPFRREDFGDDFLWGVTISAFQNEGACSHDGKGASIWDTFTARKGKIKDAAHAEMACDFYNRYHQDILLAKLLGFSIFRFSLSWSRIMPKGTGPVNEAGIAYYHRVIDACLELGLEPYITLYHWDLPQTLEHKGGWCHRGTVFAFTDYVSVCMREYGHKVKNWIVLNEPFGFTALGYMLGVHAPGKFGLSYFLPAVHHAALAHAEGARVIREEVKDANIGTAYSCSKIIPFTQSQQDVQAARRADALFNRLFLEPALGMGYPVADFPLLRRIERRYALWRDWDKLAFDFDFIGVQNYFPLVVKYNAFMPVVNISEVKPRARKVRTTGMGWEISGNGMYEILKQFAAYKGVRKLIITESGAAFPDQLIDGRIHDTERVQYYEEYLGAILQARREGIPVEGYFAWTLTDNFEWAEGYRTPFGLVHVNFETQQRTIKDSGYWFRQLLTADTHAAMPTLDK; encoded by the coding sequence ATGCAATCATTTACCGCACCATTCCGGCGAGAAGATTTCGGAGATGATTTCTTGTGGGGAGTGACTATATCCGCTTTTCAGAATGAAGGGGCTTGCAGCCATGATGGTAAAGGCGCCTCCATATGGGATACATTTACTGCCCGCAAAGGAAAGATCAAGGATGCCGCACATGCTGAAATGGCTTGTGACTTCTACAATCGTTATCATCAGGATATACTGCTGGCTAAGCTGCTCGGCTTCAGCATATTCCGTTTCTCCTTATCCTGGAGCCGTATCATGCCCAAGGGCACAGGGCCCGTTAATGAAGCTGGTATCGCCTATTATCACCGGGTGATAGATGCCTGCCTGGAGCTGGGACTGGAGCCTTACATCACCCTATATCACTGGGACCTGCCGCAGACGCTCGAACATAAAGGTGGGTGGTGCCACAGAGGTACCGTATTTGCTTTTACGGACTATGTCAGCGTCTGTATGAGAGAGTATGGACATAAGGTGAAGAACTGGATCGTACTGAATGAACCCTTCGGATTTACCGCATTGGGATATATGCTGGGGGTACATGCGCCCGGTAAATTTGGCCTTTCGTATTTTCTGCCGGCCGTACATCATGCTGCATTAGCACATGCCGAAGGCGCCCGGGTGATCCGGGAAGAAGTCAAAGATGCGAATATAGGCACTGCCTATTCCTGCTCTAAGATCATTCCCTTTACGCAAAGTCAGCAGGATGTGCAAGCGGCCCGACGTGCCGATGCCTTGTTCAACCGGCTGTTCCTGGAACCTGCATTGGGTATGGGTTATCCCGTAGCAGACTTTCCCTTGCTCCGGCGTATAGAGCGCCGTTATGCCCTGTGGCGGGATTGGGATAAGCTGGCCTTCGACTTTGATTTCATTGGTGTACAGAACTATTTTCCGCTGGTAGTAAAATACAATGCCTTTATGCCGGTGGTCAATATATCAGAGGTAAAACCCCGCGCCCGCAAGGTGCGTACGACCGGGATGGGGTGGGAGATCAGTGGTAATGGCATGTATGAGATACTCAAACAGTTTGCTGCTTATAAAGGTGTCCGTAAGCTGATCATCACTGAGAGCGGTGCCGCTTTCCCTGATCAGCTGATAGATGGACGTATACATGATACCGAACGTGTCCAATACTATGAAGAATACCTGGGGGCCATATTACAGGCCCGGCGGGAAGGCATCCCGGTGGAGGGGTACTTTGCCTGGACATTGACGGACAATTTCGAATGGGCGGAAGGATATCGCACCCCTTTCGGCCTCGTACATGTTAACTTTGAAACCCAGCAACGTACGATCAAAGACTCCGGCTATTGGTTCCGGCAGCTCCTCACCGCAGACACTCACGCGGCGATGCCTACCCTCGATAAATAA
- a CDS encoding M56 family metallopeptidase, translated as MLLYLLKANIALTVFYLVYRFGLRRLTFYTLNRFFLLAGIAFSAILPLIDVNQLLHGRAIDPGMAAYVLDWQQLQLVQAKEEFTIWQLLIWLFWAGVLVMCVRLLVQLLSLWQVHRSAENREVLSQPVKVLRKAVNPFSFFRNIYLNPELHTLPELEAILKHERVHVQQWHTLDILAGEVNNVFYWFNPGAWMMRLAIRENLEFITDRKMLQQGVDAKTYQYSLIKVSGIPYATAIANNFNFSHLKSRIMMMNKKRSSQYHLLRYVVFGGVAGAILLSLNISPEAFAQQQPKDTDLPSVTMPDAKSPDAGKVKVKWLGVEDGAIDKGIHPLFVVDGKEMDVSAYVKFARKHEDEEHYSVKVVEAKDAMRKYGKKAEHGAFIIASNQGKSKLPAPPPPPPPAPPVIDGKMPPPPPPPPPAPSPEAAPAAAATPSAMKNDTKGAVLGITGTNAATEGTIQVRGKGQPLYVVDGVNMGTYLPSNISPDDIRSVNVVKGQNVAQYGYGDQAKDGIIFIWTKNSAARMEDVLVNDKSAAAATSNPAVATTLNKDEMKFVVDGKELKENETKKFTLTDKNQVTVIGYKNADGGLIDVQTNTDKKKSKK; from the coding sequence ATGTTGCTGTACCTGTTAAAGGCCAATATTGCGCTGACAGTATTTTACCTCGTGTACCGCTTCGGCCTGCGGCGCCTGACCTTCTATACGCTTAACCGCTTTTTTCTGCTGGCAGGCATCGCCTTCTCCGCTATACTCCCCCTGATAGATGTTAATCAGCTATTACATGGAAGAGCGATCGATCCGGGGATGGCAGCTTATGTACTCGACTGGCAACAACTGCAACTGGTACAGGCGAAAGAAGAATTTACGATCTGGCAGCTCCTGATATGGCTGTTCTGGGCGGGCGTACTGGTAATGTGTGTAAGGCTCCTCGTACAGCTGCTGTCCCTGTGGCAGGTACATCGATCTGCCGAAAACAGGGAGGTGTTGTCTCAGCCTGTCAAAGTATTACGTAAAGCCGTCAACCCATTCTCTTTCTTCCGGAATATCTATCTCAATCCGGAACTGCATACACTCCCCGAACTGGAAGCGATCTTAAAACATGAGCGGGTGCATGTGCAGCAATGGCATACGCTGGATATACTCGCAGGAGAGGTAAATAACGTGTTCTACTGGTTTAATCCGGGTGCCTGGATGATGCGGCTGGCGATAAGGGAGAACCTCGAGTTCATCACCGATCGTAAGATGCTGCAACAGGGGGTAGATGCAAAAACATATCAATACAGTCTTATAAAAGTAAGTGGAATTCCATATGCGACGGCCATCGCAAACAACTTCAATTTTTCACATTTAAAAAGCAGAATTATGATGATGAATAAAAAGCGGTCATCCCAATACCACTTGCTGCGGTATGTAGTATTCGGGGGAGTGGCCGGCGCTATATTACTGTCACTGAACATTAGCCCAGAGGCTTTCGCGCAGCAGCAACCGAAGGATACGGACTTACCATCCGTAACGATGCCGGATGCTAAAAGTCCCGATGCCGGTAAGGTAAAAGTAAAATGGTTGGGCGTGGAAGATGGGGCGATCGACAAAGGTATTCACCCACTGTTTGTAGTAGATGGTAAAGAAATGGATGTATCAGCATATGTGAAGTTCGCCAGAAAACATGAAGATGAAGAACACTATAGCGTGAAAGTAGTAGAGGCCAAAGATGCCATGCGCAAGTATGGTAAGAAGGCAGAACATGGTGCATTTATCATTGCTTCCAATCAGGGTAAGAGCAAGTTACCTGCTCCGCCGCCGCCGCCACCACCAGCGCCACCGGTAATTGATGGCAAAATGCCGCCACCACCCCCACCTCCGCCACCCGCACCATCTCCCGAAGCTGCGCCGGCAGCGGCCGCCACTCCTTCCGCCATGAAGAATGATACCAAGGGAGCTGTATTAGGCATCACCGGTACCAATGCAGCCACTGAAGGTACCATACAGGTGAGAGGCAAAGGTCAGCCGCTATATGTAGTTGATGGCGTAAACATGGGCACCTACCTGCCGTCCAACATCTCTCCCGATGATATCCGTTCTGTCAACGTAGTGAAAGGGCAGAATGTAGCGCAATACGGTTATGGCGATCAGGCCAAAGACGGGATCATATTTATCTGGACCAAAAACAGTGCTGCCCGGATGGAGGATGTGCTGGTAAATGATAAGTCCGCAGCCGCAGCGACCAGCAATCCTGCCGTAGCCACGACCCTCAACAAAGACGAAATGAAATTCGTAGTAGATGGTAAAGAACTCAAGGAAAACGAAACCAAAAAATTCACGCTCACCGATAAAAACCAGGTAACGGTAATTGGATATAAAAATGCAGACGGTGGCCTGATAGACGTTCAAACCAATACCGATAAGAAGAAAAGTAAAAAATAA
- a CDS encoding BlaI/MecI/CopY family transcriptional regulator encodes MEKLTQQEENAMLAIWKIGKGFVKDFLEVHTAPAPPYTTLASTIKNLEKKAYLQSRKVGNVYEYSPLIAEEDYKTKFMSGFVKDYFEDSYKALVTFFAKEKKISSDELREIVKMIEQGGH; translated from the coding sequence ATGGAGAAGCTCACCCAGCAGGAAGAGAATGCTATGCTCGCCATCTGGAAAATAGGAAAGGGGTTTGTAAAGGATTTTTTGGAGGTGCATACCGCACCGGCGCCTCCTTATACTACTCTCGCTTCCACCATTAAAAACCTGGAAAAGAAAGCCTATCTGCAAAGCCGGAAAGTAGGGAACGTATATGAATACAGTCCGCTGATCGCGGAGGAGGATTATAAAACGAAATTCATGAGTGGTTTTGTAAAAGACTACTTCGAAGATTCCTACAAAGCGCTGGTCACTTTTTTCGCGAAAGAGAAAAAGATCAGCTCCGACGAACTGCGCGAGATCGTAAAGATGATCGAACAAGGTGGACACTAA
- a CDS encoding dicarboxylate/amino acid:cation symporter — protein sequence MPHTGKQSFLYHYAPILWLLAGIGGGSLLGLLWPGQVSVIKPLGDIFLNLLFTAVIPLVFFAIAATIANLSNTGHTGRLISIMTVVFLTTVLLASLITVVATWGFPVTQQIARITADAPPPVAGAGDQIVQLISVSDFYELLSRKHMLALLLFATLTGIATRRAGIAGERFREFLLSANEVMKQLLTFIMKLAPVGLGAYFAYQVATIGPQLFGTYAQALAVCHGVSLFYYLFCFSAYAFIAGGLRTVARYWRYNLLPSATALGTCSSIATLPANLQAAAQMNIPVTVRDVVIPLGATLHKEGSAIAAVLKIVIAFAMVQQPFTGIPTILLALLIALLVSIIEGGIPNGGYVGQLLIVAAYNLPVEVLPVIMIIGTLMDPIATLLNATGDTVAAMLIARWVPASPPPAPITP from the coding sequence ATGCCCCATACCGGCAAACAGTCCTTCCTGTACCATTATGCTCCCATCCTCTGGCTCCTGGCCGGTATCGGCGGGGGCTCCCTGTTAGGCCTCCTGTGGCCCGGACAGGTATCGGTGATCAAACCACTGGGTGACATATTCCTGAACCTCCTCTTCACCGCCGTTATACCGCTGGTGTTCTTCGCCATTGCCGCTACGATCGCCAATCTAAGCAATACCGGTCACACCGGCCGTCTTATCAGCATAATGACCGTCGTATTCCTGACCACCGTATTGCTGGCATCCCTGATCACCGTCGTAGCTACCTGGGGCTTCCCCGTCACCCAGCAGATCGCCAGGATCACTGCCGATGCACCCCCGCCCGTAGCTGGCGCCGGCGATCAGATCGTACAACTGATCAGCGTGAGCGACTTCTATGAGCTGCTATCCAGAAAACATATGCTGGCATTACTGCTCTTCGCCACCCTCACCGGGATCGCTACACGCAGGGCCGGCATCGCCGGCGAACGCTTCCGCGAATTCCTGCTCTCCGCCAACGAGGTCATGAAACAACTCCTCACCTTTATCATGAAACTGGCACCCGTTGGACTGGGCGCCTACTTCGCTTACCAGGTAGCAACGATCGGCCCCCAGCTCTTTGGTACCTATGCACAGGCGCTGGCCGTCTGCCATGGCGTGTCCCTGTTCTATTACCTTTTTTGCTTTTCCGCTTATGCATTTATCGCCGGGGGCTTGCGAACAGTAGCCCGATACTGGCGGTATAACCTGCTGCCATCCGCAACCGCATTAGGCACCTGTAGCAGCATCGCTACCCTCCCGGCCAACCTCCAGGCCGCCGCACAAATGAATATACCCGTCACCGTACGCGATGTAGTCATCCCACTGGGCGCTACCCTCCATAAAGAAGGCTCCGCCATCGCCGCCGTATTGAAGATCGTAATCGCCTTCGCTATGGTACAACAACCCTTTACCGGTATACCTACCATACTCCTCGCACTGCTGATCGCCTTGCTGGTAAGTATCATCGAAGGAGGAATCCCCAATGGCGGGTATGTCGGACAACTACTCATCGTGGCTGCGTACAACCTGCCGGTAGAAGTATTACCCGTGATCATGATCATCGGTACCCTCATGGACCCCATCGCCACACTGCTCAACGCCACGGGTGATACCGTGGCTGCCATGCTGATCGCCCGCTGGGTTCCTGCCTCCCCACCACCTGCCCCCATCACACCATAA
- a CDS encoding mycofactocin-coupled SDR family oxidoreductase — protein MSSDLKDKVAFITGAAHGQGRATALALAAEGVHIAAFDIGRQLSYPGYAMGSSEELNSLQQQCETRGVRCLTFTGDVRDDAAIIAAVNGTREAFGRIDILFNNAGICAYGLTHEMPEEEWDAMIDINLKGAWLVGRRVIPLMIEQQAGVIINNSSIAGLRGMNRLSHYAASKWGLTGLTKSWAIELAPYNIRAIALHPTGVNTPMNDGLAALEGATPQEIAERSAGNLINVPWVETEDVAHAVVFLASEKARYVTGSSFVLDAGLLTR, from the coding sequence ATGTCTTCAGATCTGAAGGATAAAGTCGCCTTTATAACAGGCGCCGCCCATGGCCAGGGTCGCGCAACAGCATTAGCACTGGCCGCAGAAGGTGTGCATATCGCCGCCTTCGATATCGGCCGGCAGCTGTCCTACCCGGGATATGCCATGGGTAGTAGTGAAGAGCTCAATAGCTTGCAACAACAGTGTGAAACACGGGGTGTCCGCTGCCTCACATTCACCGGCGATGTCCGAGACGATGCTGCCATCATAGCCGCCGTTAACGGCACCCGGGAAGCATTCGGCCGCATAGATATCCTCTTCAACAATGCTGGCATCTGTGCATATGGCCTCACCCACGAAATGCCGGAAGAAGAATGGGACGCCATGATCGATATCAACTTGAAAGGCGCCTGGCTCGTAGGCAGAAGAGTGATCCCGCTCATGATCGAACAGCAGGCAGGCGTGATCATCAACAACTCCTCCATCGCAGGCCTGCGGGGAATGAACCGCCTGAGCCACTACGCAGCCTCCAAATGGGGACTCACCGGCCTCACCAAATCTTGGGCCATCGAACTGGCACCCTATAATATCCGCGCCATCGCCTTGCATCCCACCGGCGTGAACACCCCCATGAACGATGGGCTGGCAGCACTCGAAGGCGCAACCCCGCAGGAAATAGCCGAACGTTCCGCCGGCAACCTGATCAACGTACCCTGGGTAGAAACCGAAGATGTGGCACATGCCGTCGTGTTCCTCGCCTCCGAAAAAGCCCGCTATGTCACCGGCTCCTCCTTCGTCCTGGATGCAGGCTTGCTGACCCGGTAA
- a CDS encoding carboxymuconolactone decarboxylase family protein, which yields MARINPLSETAAPEQTRQAFEDHRNTYNARITNMKATLGHSLVAFEVYMQWYRLYQNIKTILGERLAYLYAYTVSKGSNCPLCTTFFRKIIIDNGESPESLHFSDQEQLLMDFGSAIARHQGRIDQELFDRVSQLYPTAELVDLIAFAGQMIATNVFSNVIETDIDNYLFSYLPK from the coding sequence ATGGCAAGGATTAACCCATTGTCGGAAACGGCCGCCCCCGAACAGACCAGACAAGCATTTGAAGACCACCGCAATACCTACAACGCCCGCATCACCAACATGAAAGCAACTTTAGGGCATTCCCTGGTCGCATTCGAAGTATATATGCAATGGTACCGCCTGTATCAGAACATCAAAACAATACTGGGCGAACGCCTGGCCTACCTCTATGCCTACACGGTATCAAAAGGGAGTAACTGCCCTTTATGTACCACCTTCTTCCGTAAGATCATTATCGATAATGGAGAATCCCCGGAGTCATTACACTTCTCCGACCAGGAACAACTGTTGATGGACTTTGGCAGCGCCATCGCCCGCCACCAGGGACGGATCGACCAGGAGCTGTTCGACCGGGTCAGCCAGCTGTATCCTACCGCCGAACTGGTCGATCTTATTGCCTTCGCCGGCCAGATGATCGCTACCAACGTTTTCAGCAACGTCATAGAAACAGATATCGATAACTACCTCTTCTCTTATCTGCCTAAATAA
- a CDS encoding TlpA disulfide reductase family protein, which yields MKKATLMAGLLLPLALLAQKKGELPYTIQGQVESQKPGKVYLMLRNGDKPVIDSAEVKDGQFTLTGTIIEPVLAKLQLVTKDAALLNAANPGPHSKDILSFFLDKGTTSIQTPDSLFKATVQGSRAQKDLDLLNGQLKGVTDEMNALKLEYRQYYIARDQENMNRLQPRFDELEARQKAVFGDFLKKHRNSSIAMFVLAQYAGYDLDVKDVTPRFKSLAKEVRNSFAGKAFAKRLDAAQKTDIGQQAMDFSQADVDGKQVSLASFRGKYVLVDFWASWCGPCRAENPNVVKAYSKFKDKGFDILSVSLDEKREKWLAAIEVDNLTWTHVSDLKGWSNAAAELYSIRAIPQNLLLDPKGRIVAKNLRGDLLEKKLEEIVK from the coding sequence ATGAAGAAGGCGACGTTGATGGCGGGTTTGCTATTACCATTAGCCTTGTTGGCACAAAAAAAAGGCGAACTGCCTTATACCATACAAGGACAAGTGGAAAGTCAAAAACCTGGCAAGGTGTATCTCATGCTGCGCAACGGAGATAAACCCGTGATAGACAGTGCAGAAGTAAAAGATGGGCAATTTACCCTCACAGGTACCATTATCGAACCCGTGCTGGCCAAATTACAACTGGTCACAAAAGATGCAGCACTACTCAATGCTGCTAACCCAGGCCCACATTCAAAAGATATACTGTCATTTTTCCTGGATAAAGGTACTACCAGCATCCAAACACCTGACTCCCTCTTTAAAGCCACCGTGCAGGGCTCAAGAGCCCAGAAAGACCTCGACCTGCTCAACGGACAGCTAAAGGGCGTAACAGACGAAATGAACGCACTCAAACTGGAATACCGGCAATATTACATCGCCAGAGACCAGGAAAATATGAACCGGCTCCAACCTCGGTTCGATGAGCTGGAAGCCCGGCAAAAAGCCGTTTTCGGCGACTTCCTGAAGAAACATCGTAACTCTTCCATCGCCATGTTCGTACTCGCACAATATGCCGGCTACGACCTGGATGTCAAAGATGTTACCCCCCGCTTCAAAAGCCTCGCCAAAGAAGTCCGTAACTCATTCGCCGGCAAAGCGTTCGCCAAACGACTGGATGCAGCCCAAAAGACCGATATCGGTCAGCAGGCGATGGACTTCTCCCAGGCAGATGTAGATGGTAAACAGGTCAGCCTCGCTTCCTTCCGGGGTAAATATGTACTGGTGGATTTCTGGGCCAGCTGGTGCGGACCCTGCCGGGCAGAAAACCCCAACGTCGTAAAAGCATATAGCAAATTCAAAGATAAAGGCTTCGATATCCTCAGCGTCTCCCTCGATGAAAAACGCGAAAAATGGCTCGCCGCTATCGAAGTGGATAACCTCACCTGGACACATGTATCCGACCTCAAAGGCTGGAGCAACGCCGCCGCAGAACTATACAGCATCCGCGCCATCCCGCAGAATCTCCTGCTGGATCCGAAAGGCCGCATCGTCGCCAAAAACCTGCGGGGCGACCTCCTGGAAAAGAAACTCGAAGAAATCGTAAAGTAA
- a CDS encoding TlpA disulfide reductase family protein, which produces MKYILFAVAGLLYANLATAQSQVKGTVKGADGKTLYLFNDEDNTPDDSTVIKNNAFSFQLKAAKTPSVYALILSGTDFPMLFVPGEGTTELHTEINKFPVATTIKGTEDTKAMQAYQQAFQPLIKRAQALNAEAAGIKEDDEPGKATFRKKAEAFNNDVISTGKEFIKANPKRLASLWLLINELRSRLEPADFEALFNGLDRSLQESKYGKGITAYIKSLRANNVGIMADDFAQYDPAGKLIKLSSFRGKYVLVDFWASWCGPCRQENPNVVKAYQQYKNKNFAILGVSLDNDKSRWLHAVEKDGLEWTQVSDLRGWGNEVAVQYGIQSIPANFLVDPDGKIIARNLRGSALEARLAQIFK; this is translated from the coding sequence ATGAAGTATATTTTATTTGCAGTGGCTGGCCTGCTGTATGCCAACCTGGCCACCGCCCAGTCTCAGGTCAAAGGCACCGTGAAAGGAGCCGACGGGAAAACCCTCTATCTCTTTAATGATGAAGATAATACGCCCGACGACTCTACCGTGATAAAGAACAACGCCTTCAGTTTCCAGCTGAAAGCAGCGAAGACGCCTTCCGTATATGCCCTCATCCTCTCCGGCACCGATTTCCCCATGTTATTCGTACCAGGAGAAGGCACCACCGAACTGCATACCGAGATCAATAAGTTTCCCGTAGCTACCACCATAAAAGGTACAGAGGATACAAAAGCCATGCAGGCCTACCAGCAGGCTTTTCAACCCCTGATCAAACGCGCCCAGGCACTTAACGCAGAGGCTGCCGGTATCAAGGAAGATGATGAACCTGGTAAAGCCACCTTCCGCAAAAAAGCCGAAGCGTTCAACAACGATGTGATCAGCACCGGTAAAGAATTCATCAAAGCAAATCCCAAACGATTAGCCAGCCTCTGGCTGCTCATCAATGAACTGCGCAGCAGACTGGAACCAGCCGATTTTGAAGCACTGTTCAACGGCCTCGACAGATCCCTCCAGGAAAGTAAATACGGAAAAGGCATCACCGCCTATATCAAAAGCCTGCGCGCCAACAATGTAGGCATCATGGCCGACGACTTCGCCCAGTACGATCCCGCCGGAAAACTGATCAAACTGTCCTCTTTCCGGGGTAAATACGTACTGGTAGACTTCTGGGCCAGCTGGTGCGGCCCCTGCAGACAGGAAAATCCGAATGTTGTCAAAGCCTATCAGCAATACAAAAACAAAAACTTCGCGATCCTGGGCGTCTCCCTGGACAATGATAAAAGCCGCTGGCTGCACGCTGTCGAAAAAGATGGCCTGGAATGGACCCAGGTATCCGACCTCCGTGGATGGGGAAATGAAGTGGCAGTACAGTATGGCATTCAATCCATCCCCGCCAATTTCCTGGTAGATCCCGATGGGAAGATCATCGCCCGCAATCTCCGTGGTAGCGCACTCGAAGCCCGCCTGGCACAAATATTTAAATAG